The Pirellulales bacterium genome includes a window with the following:
- a CDS encoding acyl-CoA thioesterase — MPAVYEHALIVAPADIDGLGHASNISYVAWMQAAAVAHSAAQGWSGEMHERLGAGWVVRSHQIRYQLPAQQGDHVIVRTWVAGLKRVSCLRCYEIIRRRDQTALASAATEWAFIDFKTGMPKRIPDEVARAFTVVAQQLDPARSLSSWSRPA, encoded by the coding sequence ATGCCCGCCGTTTATGAACATGCACTGATCGTGGCTCCCGCGGACATCGATGGGCTGGGCCATGCGAGCAATATCTCCTATGTGGCCTGGATGCAGGCCGCTGCCGTGGCCCATTCCGCCGCGCAGGGCTGGTCGGGCGAGATGCACGAGCGGCTCGGCGCAGGCTGGGTCGTGCGATCGCATCAGATTCGCTACCAGCTACCGGCCCAGCAGGGGGATCACGTGATCGTGCGTACCTGGGTGGCGGGCTTGAAACGCGTGAGTTGTCTGCGCTGCTACGAAATCATCCGCCGCCGCGATCAGACCGCCTTGGCCTCGGCCGCCACGGAGTGGGCCTTCATCGACTTCAAGACCGGCATGCCAAAACGCATTCCGGACGAAGTCGCTCGGGCGTTCACCGTCGTGGCCCAGCAACTCGATCCGGCCCGCTCGCTGTCGAGTTGGAGTCGGCCGGCCTGA
- a CDS encoding peroxiredoxin yields the protein MSVLVQQQAPDFAAEAVLPDGSFGKIQLSSFRGKKYVVLFFYPLDFTFVCPTEIISFSDNIKRFEQLDAQVLGVSIDSKFSHLAWRNKPRNEGGIGEIKYPLVADLDKQIAQSYDVLLPAGIALRGLFLIDKEGVVRHQVVNDLPLGRNVDEALRMIEALQFFEKNGEVCPANWKEGQRTIKPDVKASREFFSAEYAQSP from the coding sequence ATGAGCGTTTTGGTGCAGCAACAGGCCCCGGACTTCGCGGCCGAGGCCGTCCTGCCGGATGGCTCGTTCGGCAAGATTCAACTCTCGAGCTTCCGCGGCAAGAAGTACGTCGTGCTGTTCTTCTATCCGCTCGATTTCACGTTCGTCTGTCCCACCGAGATCATCTCGTTCTCCGACAACATCAAGCGTTTCGAGCAGCTCGACGCGCAGGTGCTGGGCGTGTCGATCGACAGCAAGTTCTCGCACCTGGCCTGGCGCAACAAGCCGCGCAACGAAGGCGGGATCGGCGAGATCAAGTACCCGCTCGTGGCCGATCTCGACAAGCAGATCGCCCAGTCGTACGACGTGCTGCTGCCGGCCGGCATCGCGCTGCGTGGCCTGTTCTTGATCGACAAGGAGGGGGTCGTCCGTCACCAGGTGGTGAACGATCTGCCGCTGGGTCGCAATGTGGACGAGGCGCTGCGCATGATCGAGGCGCTGCAGTTCTTCGAAAAGAACGGCGAGGTCTGCCCGGCCAACTGGAAGGAAGGCCAGCGCACGATCAAGCCCGACGTGAAGGCCAGCCGCGAGTTCTTCTCGGCCGAGTACGCCCAGTCGCCGTGA
- a CDS encoding SpoIIE family protein phosphatase has protein sequence MEPGLPPCDLDSLSGEELCVRLRGLETLLDVTRALAAEVDLSKILETIAAEACQALDCERASVYQYDPASEDLYTRAVTELEIDEIRHPISQGITGDVARLRYVANISDPAGDPRWNSAVDRATGFQTRNILAGPLVSPHDGRLLGVLQLINKRGSSFAAFDEDLLRAFCQHASAALDRARLLDELRTRSEIDASLSVARDIQRGFMPRELPEMPGYETATWWYPNQAVGGDYCDVLRLRDGRVALVIADVSGHGLGPSLLMASVRAALRALILEHADSKELLELLSRALCQDLQDGRFITLMLAELDTATHRIEYANAGHAPVLHFVSSAQHLLALPATGLPLGVLDEPSYERAPWVRMEVGDILFLCTDGIVEAMNDDSEPFGQGRLEEIIRAGAQLPMLELVREVGRQVELHYVGESPPDDLTILATRRNA, from the coding sequence ATGGAGCCCGGCTTGCCCCCTTGTGATCTCGACTCGCTCTCCGGCGAGGAGTTGTGCGTCCGGTTGCGCGGCCTCGAGACGTTGCTCGACGTGACGCGCGCGCTGGCCGCCGAGGTAGACCTGTCGAAAATTCTGGAAACGATTGCGGCCGAGGCGTGTCAGGCCCTCGATTGCGAACGAGCCAGCGTCTACCAGTACGATCCGGCGAGCGAAGATCTCTATACGCGCGCCGTGACGGAACTCGAGATCGACGAGATTCGTCATCCGATCTCGCAAGGCATTACGGGGGACGTGGCGCGTTTGCGCTACGTGGCCAACATCAGCGATCCGGCGGGAGACCCGCGCTGGAACTCGGCCGTCGATCGTGCGACAGGTTTCCAGACGCGGAACATTCTGGCGGGGCCGCTCGTCTCGCCTCATGACGGACGCTTGTTGGGCGTCTTGCAGTTGATCAATAAACGCGGCTCGTCCTTCGCAGCATTCGATGAAGATCTGTTGCGCGCTTTCTGTCAGCATGCCTCGGCGGCGCTCGATCGCGCACGCCTGTTGGATGAGCTGCGCACACGCAGCGAGATCGACGCTTCGCTCAGCGTGGCGCGCGATATTCAGCGCGGCTTCATGCCACGCGAGTTGCCCGAGATGCCGGGCTACGAGACGGCCACCTGGTGGTATCCGAATCAGGCCGTCGGAGGCGATTACTGCGATGTGCTGCGCCTGCGCGATGGCCGCGTGGCGCTGGTGATCGCGGACGTGAGCGGGCATGGCCTGGGGCCGAGCCTGCTGATGGCGTCGGTGCGCGCGGCGCTGCGCGCCTTGATACTCGAACATGCCGATTCGAAAGAGCTGCTCGAGTTGCTCAGCCGCGCGCTCTGCCAAGATCTGCAGGACGGCCGTTTCATCACGCTCATGTTGGCCGAACTCGACACGGCGACCCATCGCATCGAGTATGCCAATGCCGGCCATGCGCCGGTGCTGCACTTCGTTTCGTCGGCGCAACACCTGCTAGCATTGCCTGCGACCGGGCTGCCGCTGGGCGTGCTCGACGAGCCCTCGTACGAGCGCGCTCCCTGGGTACGCATGGAAGTCGGCGACATCTTGTTTCTCTGCACCGATGGCATCGTCGAGGCAATGAACGACGACTCCGAGCCCTTCGGGCAAGGTCGCCTGGAAGAGATTATTCGCGCGGGGGCGCAGCTTCCGATGTTGGAGCTCGTGCGCGAAGTAGGCCGGCAGGTCGAGCTGCACTACGTGGGCGAGAGCCCGCCCGACGATCTGACCATCCTCGCCACGCGCCGCAACGCGTGA
- a CDS encoding TIGR01457 family HAD-type hydrolase has protein sequence MRHGFLIDMDGVIYRGHDLIPGADRFIRQLHANQIPFLFLTNNSARTRRDVATKLRRMGIEADESHVFTCAMATARFLARQKPNGTAYVIGEGGLLNALHANGYSIVDHDPDYVVVGEGRSFTFDMIEAAVGMVLRGARLIATNMDPNCPTSTGLRPGCGAIVAMLETATGTKAFSVGKPSPLMLREARKVLGLASAETTVVGDTMETDILGGVQLGYRTVLTLSGSTSMEDLANYAYRPDVIVESIVELADPSFFSDDTTTTRTPDDRLASIEREERTGAMRRREVMRAAVRSAV, from the coding sequence ATGCGACATGGATTCTTGATCGACATGGATGGTGTCATTTACCGGGGACATGATCTGATCCCCGGTGCCGACCGCTTCATCCGCCAGCTTCATGCCAACCAGATTCCCTTCCTCTTTCTCACCAACAACAGTGCCCGCACGCGGCGCGATGTGGCGACCAAGCTGCGGCGCATGGGGATCGAAGCCGACGAGTCGCACGTCTTCACCTGTGCGATGGCCACGGCCCGCTTTCTTGCCCGGCAAAAGCCGAACGGCACCGCCTACGTGATCGGCGAAGGTGGCCTGCTCAACGCGCTGCACGCGAATGGCTACTCGATCGTCGATCACGATCCCGACTATGTCGTCGTGGGCGAAGGTCGCAGCTTCACGTTCGACATGATCGAGGCCGCCGTGGGCATGGTGTTGCGCGGCGCGCGGCTCATCGCCACGAACATGGATCCCAACTGCCCGACAAGCACCGGGCTGCGGCCCGGTTGCGGCGCCATCGTGGCCATGCTCGAAACCGCGACCGGCACCAAGGCCTTCAGCGTCGGCAAGCCGAGTCCGCTCATGCTCCGCGAGGCGCGGAAGGTGTTGGGCCTGGCCTCGGCCGAGACGACCGTCGTCGGCGATACGATGGAGACCGATATTCTCGGCGGCGTGCAACTCGGCTATCGCACCGTGCTCACGCTGTCGGGCAGCACGAGCATGGAGGACCTGGCGAATTACGCCTACCGCCCGGACGTCATTGTCGAGTCGATCGTGGAGTTGGCCGACCCGAGTTTTTTCTCCGACGATACGACGACGACGCGAACGCCGGACGATCGGCTGGCCTCGATCGAACGCGAGGAACGCACCGGCGCGATGCGTCGTCGCGAGGTGATGCGAGCGGCCGTCCGCAGCGCCGTCTAA
- a CDS encoding superoxide dismutase — MAYTLPALPYPFDALEPTIDARTMEIHHDKHHAAYVNNLNAAIEGTDLGNQSIEKLVANIEMVPENIRTAVRNNGGGHANHSLFWTIMGKGKGGEPTGDLAQAIDKELKGFAGFKEAFSKAAATRFGSGWAWLSVSPDGTLIIESTANQDSPLMTGHTPILGLDVWEHAYYLHYQNRRPDYIGAFYNVIDWSAVADRYAAAKKK; from the coding sequence ATGGCCTACACATTGCCCGCACTGCCCTATCCGTTCGATGCCTTGGAGCCGACGATCGACGCCCGCACGATGGAGATCCATCACGACAAGCATCACGCGGCGTACGTGAACAACTTGAATGCCGCCATCGAAGGCACCGACCTCGGCAATCAATCGATCGAAAAGCTGGTCGCCAACATCGAGATGGTGCCCGAGAACATTCGTACGGCCGTCCGCAACAACGGTGGCGGGCACGCCAACCACTCCCTCTTCTGGACGATCATGGGCAAGGGCAAGGGGGGCGAGCCCACGGGCGACCTGGCCCAGGCGATTGACAAGGAGTTGAAGGGCTTCGCCGGCTTCAAAGAGGCCTTCAGCAAGGCGGCGGCGACCCGCTTCGGCAGCGGCTGGGCCTGGCTCAGCGTTTCGCCTGACGGCACGCTGATCATCGAAAGCACGGCAAACCAGGACTCGCCCCTGATGACCGGCCACACGCCGATCCTGGGTCTCGACGTCTGGGAACACGCCTATTACCTGCATTACCAGAATCGCCGCCCCGACTACATCGGGGCGTTCTACAATGTGATCGACTGGTCGGCCGTGGCCGACCGTTACGCCGCCGCGAAGAAGAAGTAG
- a CDS encoding diguanylate cyclase, which produces MTSEAPRGNRPKQPVGPSGTGLEESAPASAASPTSQAASEVRAERRMSQLTALLESVEGAPAPRPRRASLLQDRDNQLPLARLGVAAGLFAALRAKHADTAAHSLRVTLGCSAWSLVLGLPPDQRDALEVASLLHDIGKIGVPDAVLLKPASLTPEELLIMQQHRVTGLEILRSCCHNPLVLDIVAYATTWYQGERGSGIVGEEIPLPARMLAIVDAFDAMTSNQLYRRPLSCERAIGELFRFAGTQFDPNLVEKFAHFHDRDQSRLQDQVAQGWLRALQPEQVNSNWSLNEGPIVPEAGRGRRVYHTTLLEHMQDGVAFVDSSMRVVYWNRAAERLTGITAASILQRTWTPRALELSEPDGTPLTADHCPIEQAMQSGGHFLRRLSIRGRNGRPLPIELQVVPVEDLDSTLHGATLLMHDVSPQTSLEARCQNLHELATRDPLTQVANRAEFDRVLELFVIVHLEQSLPCSLIICDIDRFKKINDTFGHPAGDEVIKNMARLLKRMSRPGDLVARYGGEEFLLLCAGCDNATAARRAEELRHSLAEMPQPALGDKRATASFGVTELQPGDTPETMLRRADRALLYAKEKGRNTVVQLGSGIAGPEGLDHVMQGLRQAVAGGEAHPMPHGKSNALFERSMRTSVPLEMSIEKLRGFVADHHAEVISVEGNHVKIYAGGEMLSVFRRGSDRPIRLVIDLVAEEEKSESREGDARGRSNRTILHVSINPLKGRDRRVANATEQARKLGASLQAYLMAEPLATPTDPT; this is translated from the coding sequence ATGACCAGCGAAGCTCCGCGCGGCAATCGCCCGAAGCAGCCCGTCGGCCCTAGCGGCACTGGCCTCGAAGAGAGCGCGCCCGCGAGTGCCGCGTCTCCGACCTCACAGGCCGCCTCGGAAGTGCGTGCCGAGCGGCGCATGTCGCAACTGACCGCACTGCTCGAGTCCGTCGAAGGGGCCCCGGCGCCGCGGCCACGGCGTGCCTCCCTGCTCCAGGACCGAGACAATCAACTTCCGCTGGCTCGACTGGGAGTCGCGGCCGGATTGTTCGCCGCGTTGCGCGCCAAGCACGCCGACACGGCCGCCCATTCGTTGCGCGTGACGCTTGGCTGTTCGGCCTGGTCGCTGGTGCTGGGGCTCCCCCCCGATCAACGCGATGCACTCGAGGTCGCCAGCCTGCTGCACGACATCGGCAAGATCGGCGTCCCCGATGCGGTCCTGCTCAAGCCGGCGTCGCTGACCCCCGAAGAACTGCTGATTATGCAGCAACATCGGGTGACGGGGCTCGAGATACTCCGCTCCTGCTGCCACAACCCGCTGGTGCTCGACATCGTGGCCTACGCCACGACCTGGTATCAGGGAGAGCGCGGTAGCGGCATCGTCGGCGAGGAGATCCCCCTGCCGGCCCGCATGCTGGCCATCGTCGACGCGTTCGACGCGATGACGAGCAACCAGCTCTACCGCCGACCCCTCTCGTGCGAACGTGCCATTGGTGAGTTGTTCCGTTTCGCCGGCACGCAGTTCGACCCCAACCTCGTGGAAAAATTCGCTCATTTCCACGACCGCGATCAGAGCAGATTGCAAGACCAAGTAGCCCAAGGCTGGCTGCGTGCGCTGCAGCCCGAGCAAGTCAACTCGAACTGGTCGCTCAACGAGGGGCCGATCGTGCCCGAGGCGGGGCGCGGGCGCCGCGTCTATCACACGACGCTGCTCGAACACATGCAGGACGGCGTGGCGTTCGTCGATAGCTCGATGCGCGTCGTGTACTGGAACCGCGCTGCCGAGCGTCTCACCGGCATCACCGCCGCCAGCATCTTGCAACGGACGTGGACGCCGCGGGCACTCGAGCTGAGCGAGCCCGACGGCACACCGCTAACGGCCGATCATTGCCCGATCGAGCAGGCGATGCAGTCGGGGGGGCATTTTCTCCGCCGGCTCTCGATCCGGGGGCGTAACGGCCGTCCGTTGCCGATCGAGTTGCAAGTGGTCCCGGTCGAAGACCTTGACAGCACGCTGCACGGCGCGACGCTGTTGATGCACGACGTGTCGCCGCAAACGTCGCTCGAGGCCCGCTGCCAGAATCTGCACGAGCTCGCGACGCGCGACCCGCTCACGCAGGTGGCCAACCGCGCCGAGTTCGACCGCGTGCTCGAGCTGTTCGTGATTGTGCATCTCGAGCAATCGCTGCCTTGCAGCCTGATTATCTGCGACATCGATCGCTTCAAGAAGATCAACGACACGTTCGGCCACCCCGCCGGCGACGAGGTGATCAAGAACATGGCCCGGCTGCTCAAGCGTATGAGCCGGCCCGGCGACCTGGTGGCCCGCTACGGTGGCGAGGAGTTCCTGTTGCTGTGCGCCGGCTGCGACAATGCCACGGCGGCACGGCGTGCCGAAGAGCTGCGTCACTCGCTGGCCGAGATGCCCCAGCCGGCGCTCGGCGACAAGCGCGCCACGGCCAGCTTCGGTGTAACCGAGCTGCAGCCGGGCGACACGCCCGAGACGATGCTCCGCCGCGCCGACCGCGCCCTGCTGTATGCCAAGGAGAAGGGGCGCAACACGGTGGTTCAACTCGGGAGCGGCATCGCCGGTCCCGAGGGGCTCGATCACGTCATGCAGGGGCTGCGTCAGGCCGTGGCCGGCGGCGAAGCGCACCCCATGCCTCACGGCAAGAGCAATGCTTTGTTCGAACGCAGCATGCGCACCTCGGTGCCACTCGAGATGAGCATCGAGAAGCTGCGTGGCTTCGTCGCCGATCACCACGCCGAAGTCATCTCGGTCGAAGGGAACCACGTGAAGATCTATGCCGGCGGCGAGATGCTGTCGGTGTTCCGCCGCGGGTCCGATCGGCCGATCCGTTTGGTGATCGATCTCGTGGCCGAGGAAGAAAAATCCGAGTCGCGCGAAGGGGACGCGCGAGGACGATCGAACCGCACGATCCTGCACGTCTCGATCAATCCGTTGAAAGGACGCGATCGACGCGTGGCGAATGCCACGGAGCAGGCCCGCAAGCTGGGGGCTTCACTACAGGCCTACCTGATGGCCGAACCGCTCGCAACTCCGACCGACCCAACCTAA
- a CDS encoding fumarylacetoacetate hydrolase family protein: MKLVTYQSATGPRIAGLRGDDLIDLQQADASLPTCMKALLAEGEAGLQRAAIAIARGEPLAARQVRLLAPVPGPQKVICVGLNYIDHARESGVEPPPEPVLFNKFPTSVAAHEDAVRLPDASEQVDYEAELVVVMGTGGKHIKAEKAFDAIAGYCCGHDVSARDWQLRKPGGQWLLGKTFDGFAPFGPTLVTKDEAGDPGDLHIALRLNGQTMQDSSTRQLIFSVPELVAYISRVATLMPGDVIFTGTPPGVGMARKPPVFLKPGDVVEVEIEKLGLLRNSFLAESE; the protein is encoded by the coding sequence GTGAAGCTGGTCACCTATCAGAGCGCCACGGGTCCACGTATCGCTGGCCTGCGCGGAGACGACCTCATCGATCTCCAGCAGGCCGACGCCTCGCTGCCCACCTGCATGAAGGCCCTGCTGGCCGAGGGAGAGGCCGGTCTGCAGCGCGCGGCGATCGCCATCGCGCGAGGCGAGCCCCTGGCCGCGCGGCAGGTGCGTCTGCTCGCGCCGGTGCCGGGGCCGCAAAAGGTGATCTGCGTCGGTCTCAACTACATCGATCACGCGCGCGAAAGCGGTGTCGAACCCCCTCCCGAGCCGGTGTTGTTCAACAAGTTTCCGACAAGCGTCGCCGCACACGAGGACGCCGTCCGCCTGCCGGATGCCAGCGAACAAGTCGACTACGAAGCCGAGCTCGTCGTCGTGATGGGCACGGGGGGCAAGCACATCAAGGCCGAGAAAGCGTTCGATGCAATCGCCGGCTACTGCTGTGGCCACGATGTCTCGGCCCGCGATTGGCAACTCCGCAAGCCAGGCGGCCAGTGGCTGCTGGGCAAGACCTTCGACGGCTTCGCCCCCTTCGGACCCACGCTCGTCACCAAGGACGAAGCGGGCGACCCCGGCGACCTGCACATCGCACTGCGCTTAAATGGCCAGACGATGCAGGACTCGAGCACCAGGCAATTGATCTTCAGCGTGCCGGAACTGGTGGCCTATATCTCGCGCGTCGCCACGCTGATGCCGGGGGATGTAATCTTCACCGGCACGCCCCCCGGCGTGGGCATGGCCCGCAAGCCCCCCGTCTTCCTCAAGCCGGGGGACGTGGTGGAAGTCGAGATCGAAAAGCTCGGCCTGCTCCGCAATTCATTCCTTGCCGAGTCGGAGTAG
- a CDS encoding DUF1501 domain-containing protein, producing the protein MQRPAPRIAEHPRYTRRVAIQAGAIGLLGLGMNHLTALRTLGASAGSKTPAARSVIYIFLSGGLAQQESFDLKPDAPDTIRGEFRPIATRTPGIQICEHLPLLAERSQHWALVRSLTHPYNEHSQGHMVMLSGRTPMPPAFSDVTPKPSDWPSIASVVGDVTVPRNNLPPAVVLPERLIHRTGRVIPGQFAGLMGAQRDPWFVEASPFNGVSYGAYPEYGFHFERGAENPKHLLYQAPNLSLPHGLGRDRLDGRLGLLGEIESQCRRLEAIADLAQFDRYREQAVSLLADPGTRRAFDVTNADEATLDRYGRNSFGWSLLMARRLVAAGVNLVQVNLGNNETWDTHQSLFPCLKDFLLPPTDRAVSALLDDLAADGSLDQTLVVMAGEFGRTPKLSTLPGAKHAGRDHWGAVQTVFFAGGGVRGGTVVGSSDKHAAFPAADPQRPENMAATIYRALGIPAEAAWHDAVDRPHHVYHGEPIAGLT; encoded by the coding sequence GTGCAACGTCCTGCCCCGCGCATCGCTGAGCATCCACGCTACACCCGTCGCGTGGCGATTCAAGCGGGCGCGATTGGGCTGTTGGGCCTGGGCATGAATCATCTGACGGCCTTGCGTACCCTGGGAGCGAGCGCCGGAAGCAAGACGCCCGCCGCGCGATCGGTGATCTACATCTTTCTTTCGGGCGGGCTCGCGCAGCAGGAAAGTTTCGATCTCAAGCCTGACGCGCCCGATACGATTCGTGGCGAGTTCCGTCCCATCGCGACGCGCACGCCCGGCATTCAAATCTGCGAGCATCTCCCCCTGCTCGCCGAGCGCAGCCAGCACTGGGCGCTCGTTCGCTCATTGACGCATCCCTACAACGAGCACTCGCAGGGGCACATGGTGATGTTGAGTGGGCGGACGCCGATGCCTCCCGCCTTCTCCGACGTCACGCCCAAGCCGAGCGATTGGCCGTCGATCGCGTCCGTGGTGGGGGACGTAACCGTGCCGCGCAACAATCTGCCCCCGGCCGTGGTGCTGCCCGAGCGCTTGATTCATCGCACGGGTCGAGTCATTCCCGGCCAGTTTGCCGGCCTGATGGGCGCGCAGCGCGATCCTTGGTTCGTCGAGGCCTCTCCCTTCAACGGCGTCTCCTACGGCGCGTACCCGGAATATGGTTTTCATTTCGAGCGCGGCGCCGAGAATCCCAAGCATCTGCTCTATCAGGCGCCGAATCTCTCGCTGCCCCACGGTCTGGGACGCGATCGACTCGACGGGCGCCTCGGTCTGCTCGGCGAGATCGAATCGCAATGCCGGCGTCTCGAAGCGATAGCCGATCTCGCGCAGTTCGATCGTTATCGCGAACAGGCGGTATCGCTGTTGGCCGATCCCGGCACGCGTCGCGCCTTCGACGTGACCAATGCCGACGAAGCGACGCTCGACCGTTATGGGCGGAACTCGTTCGGCTGGTCGTTGCTGATGGCGCGGCGTCTCGTGGCGGCAGGGGTGAACCTGGTGCAGGTGAATCTCGGCAACAACGAGACGTGGGACACGCACCAGTCACTCTTTCCCTGCTTGAAAGATTTTCTGTTGCCACCGACCGATCGTGCCGTGTCGGCGCTGCTCGACGATCTTGCCGCCGACGGCTCGCTCGATCAGACGCTGGTGGTGATGGCGGGCGAATTCGGACGCACGCCGAAGCTTTCCACGCTACCTGGCGCCAAGCATGCCGGCCGCGATCACTGGGGCGCCGTGCAGACGGTGTTCTTTGCCGGAGGTGGCGTGCGCGGGGGAACGGTCGTCGGCTCGTCCGACAAGCACGCGGCCTTTCCAGCGGCCGATCCGCAGCGTCCCGAGAACATGGCCGCCACGATCTATCGCGCCCTGGGCATTCCGGCCGAAGCCGCCTGGCACGACGCCGTCGACCGCCCCCACCATGTCTACCACGGCGAACCGATCGCCGGGCTGACTTAA
- a CDS encoding alkaline phosphatase family protein yields MRRDDVQDPGADFSAGRVLVIGLDGATFDVLGPLTADGTMPHLAALMRESALVRLNSVEPTITPTAWTTFQTGCDPVEHAILDYRYLDHRAGQVRLNSARRLPMSTIFDRVSHAGGEIVSINLPMTHPVGSHVRGLMIGGLDSPSPDAVLAPYPEFADRLRARGVRLELKTIWKRRPTTFEELRSGVRETQNDFRARVAAAELADEQYDWRLMVVQFQSLDCLQHRLWHLLGIEGAAGGPSDWIEETRRALRTLDDCLGALVGLAERRGAAVMVASDHGFGPFREKISLPELLRRRGLWAPARASNRVHYRLSRVTWKLRRWMRRRASGGGSVASMARPAAALLPVDWQRTAAVTLHGNLAGLVYLATPDRFGAGGITNGRLYDEAAQATVAAFREAAHPETGEPLFTDAFVTAERWQCDPLERCLPDVVAIPAEGFHTRPKLDRWGRLMRSDPTLAATHRREGVLMLRARGVELGKPLAAELRDAAPTILDLLGIAPGTQMTGQSLRGQLTNSTSRAAVENVAGIAPLECPRDDSADELSAEEQAQVEDRLRELGYIE; encoded by the coding sequence ATGCGGCGCGACGACGTCCAAGACCCAGGGGCAGATTTTTCGGCCGGACGAGTCTTGGTGATCGGCCTCGACGGCGCCACGTTCGACGTGCTCGGTCCGTTGACCGCCGATGGGACCATGCCCCATCTGGCGGCTTTGATGCGCGAATCGGCCCTCGTGCGGCTCAACTCGGTCGAGCCGACGATCACGCCCACCGCCTGGACCACCTTTCAAACCGGTTGCGATCCGGTCGAGCATGCGATTCTCGACTATCGCTATCTCGATCATCGTGCCGGGCAGGTGCGCTTGAACAGCGCTCGGCGCCTGCCGATGTCGACGATCTTCGATCGTGTCTCGCACGCGGGGGGCGAAATCGTTTCGATCAATCTGCCGATGACCCATCCCGTGGGCTCCCACGTACGCGGATTGATGATCGGCGGGCTCGACAGCCCTTCGCCCGACGCGGTGCTGGCCCCCTACCCCGAGTTCGCCGATCGACTGCGTGCCCGGGGCGTTCGCCTCGAGTTGAAGACGATCTGGAAGCGTCGTCCCACAACGTTCGAAGAGCTGCGTTCCGGCGTGCGCGAGACGCAAAACGATTTTCGCGCCCGCGTCGCTGCCGCCGAATTGGCCGACGAGCAGTACGACTGGCGTTTGATGGTGGTGCAGTTTCAATCGCTCGATTGCCTCCAGCACCGACTGTGGCATCTGCTGGGAATCGAGGGCGCCGCGGGGGGGCCGAGCGATTGGATCGAGGAAACGCGCCGCGCGCTGCGCACGCTCGACGACTGCCTGGGCGCACTCGTCGGGCTGGCCGAACGGCGCGGCGCCGCGGTGATGGTGGCCAGCGATCATGGCTTTGGCCCGTTCCGCGAGAAGATCTCGCTGCCCGAGCTCCTTCGTCGCCGAGGACTTTGGGCGCCGGCGCGTGCCAGCAACCGCGTCCACTATCGACTTTCGCGCGTCACCTGGAAGCTGCGGCGCTGGATGCGTCGTCGCGCATCCGGAGGGGGCAGCGTCGCTTCGATGGCTCGCCCCGCCGCGGCCCTCTTGCCGGTCGACTGGCAGCGTACCGCGGCCGTCACGCTGCATGGAAATCTCGCCGGGCTGGTCTACCTGGCAACACCCGACCGATTCGGCGCGGGGGGCATTACCAACGGGCGGCTGTACGACGAAGCGGCGCAGGCGACCGTGGCGGCGTTTCGCGAGGCCGCGCACCCCGAGACGGGCGAGCCACTCTTCACCGATGCCTTCGTCACTGCTGAGCGCTGGCAGTGCGATCCCTTGGAGCGCTGCCTGCCCGACGTCGTCGCGATCCCGGCCGAGGGGTTTCATACCCGACCGAAGCTCGATCGCTGGGGGCGCTTGATGCGCAGCGATCCCACGCTCGCCGCCACCCACCGCCGCGAGGGCGTGCTGATGCTTCGCGCGCGGGGGGTCGAGTTGGGCAAACCGCTCGCCGCCGAGCTGCGCGACGCGGCGCCGACGATTCTCGACCTGCTCGGGATTGCCCCTGGAACACAGATGACGGGACAAAGCCTGCGCGGGCAACTCACGAACTCGACGAGTCGAGCAGCGGTCGAAAACGTGGCCGGCATCGCCCCGCTCGAATGTCCGCGCGATGATTCGGCCGACGAGCTCTCGGCCGAAGAACAGGCGCAAGTCGAAGATCGCCTGCGCGAGCTGGGTTATATCGAGTAA